The Aspergillus chevalieri M1 DNA, chromosome 5, nearly complete sequence genome includes a region encoding these proteins:
- a CDS encoding putative beta-1,6-glucan biosynthesis protein (Knh1) (COG:S;~EggNog:ENOG410PRQA;~InterPro:IPR008659,IPR018466;~PFAM:PF10342,PF05390;~SECRETED:SignalP(1-19);~go_process: GO:0006078 - (1->6)-beta-D-glucan biosynthetic process [Evidence IEA];~go_process: GO:0042546 - cell wall biogenesis [Evidence IEA]), producing the protein MRFLRPLSFILPLLSTALADVEFTAPASGSTLKGGHVVTAHWKESGELPRISQLLQYDIHLCAGGNTSDSYEELVTLIKDAPFARGNSVSFKIDQGVGGKEANAYFLKLVASGPDLSVINYSSRFSLTDMTGSFSPRVADGIHSIRNISGAPLREDQEHEGFQKRQAVGAPAAAATGLGAHTIPYELQTGLTRYAPMAKRPGKTIPPGKPTPQHPTSHYSIATAYLGAPTVQTTVSATDTYKVTNVENTATPAAQPEDMNMKRWLERWKD; encoded by the exons ATGCGATTCCTTCGTCCGCTCTCTTTCATACTCCCTTTACTGTCCACTGCGCTTGCTGATGTCGAATTCACTGCTCCAGCTTCTGGTTCGACTCTCAAGGGTGGTCAtgttgtgacggctcactGGAAGGAGTCTGGTGAACTTCCCAGAATCTCTCAACTGTTGCAGTATGATATCCACCTCTGCGCAGGAGGGAATACGTCTGATTCCTAC GAGGAACTAGTTACACTCATCAAAGATGCACCTTTTGCCCGGGGAAATTCAGTCTCGTTCAAGATTGATCAAGGTGTTGGTGGTAAAGAAGCAAATGCATA TTTCCTGAAATTGGTCGCATCTGGTCCCGATCTCTCAGTGATCAATTACTCGAGTCGATTCTCCCTCACCGACATGACTGGCTCTTTCTCCCCGCGAGTTGCAGACGGTATTCATTCGATTCGAAACATCAGCGGTGCTCCTCTTCGAGAAGATCAAGAACATGAAGGGTTCCAGAAGAGACAGGCCGTCGGAGCACCGGCTGCAGCAGCGACCGGTCTTGGAGCTCACACCATTCCGTATGAACTACAAACCGGCCTAACCCGGTATGCTCCCATGGCGAAAAGGCCTGGCAAAACGATTCCACCTGGGAAGCCGACTCCGCAGCATCCAACCAGCCACTACTCCATTGCTACCGCTTATCTTGGCGCTCCTACTGTCCAGACTACGGTTTCTGCTACTGATACGTACAAAGTGACAAATGTTGAGAATACG GCAACTCCTGCAGCACAGCCAGAAGACATGAACATGAAGAGGTGGTTGGAGAGATGGAAGGATTGA
- a CDS encoding signal recognition particle receptor subunit beta (COG:U;~EggNog:ENOG410PPC5;~InterPro:IPR027417,IPR019009;~PFAM:PF09439;~TransMembrane:1 (o24-45i)), which yields MRHHQSDWSSLEGVVTSLLDGNPIAILITAFIAFGLPVLLHLIFYQTVASPPVSNFLLLGPSGAGKTALVTLLEAKSSLLVKKSKATHTSQTSTNATVSLPVSVPTASNRFRSVNDPSLKDVSRNPIKYNVRDTPGHGKLRGTQGVAQLQSMSSAKDPRMRARGVIFVVDTAALTQDETLRDTASYLHDALLALQRRALGKGKAALKAAGEIPVLVAANKQDLFTALPPGSVREKLESEIDRIRKSKSKGLMDASVDSGTGEGEDEILGNDDVQDPFTFKLLEEDVGIKVDVVGGAVKGDDEENVGSGVRRWEEWIGQCL from the exons ATGAGGCATCACCAATCAGATTGGAGCTCCCTTGAGGGCGTTGTGACCAGCCTATTAGATGGCAACCCCATTGCCATTCTAATCACGGCCTTTATTGCCTTTGGTCTGCCCGTTCTTCTACATCTGATTTTCTACCAGACAGTGGCATCTCCGCCTGTGAGCAATTTCTTGCTGCTTGGACCCAGCGGGGCAGGTAAGACAGCTCTAGTGACATTG CTTGAAGCGAAATCGTCTCTACTCGTCAAGAAGTCCAAGGCCACACATACTTCTCAGACGTCCACCAACGCCACCGTTAGCCTTCCCGTTTCAGTTCCGACTGCTTCCAACCGCTTCCGATCGGTAAATGACCCGTCGTTGAAAGATGTCTCGAGAAATCCCATAAAATATAATGTTAGAGATACCCCCGGCCATGGGAAACTGCGGGGAACTCAGGGCGTGGCTCAGCTTCAGTCAATGTCGAGCGCCAAGGACCCAAGAATGAGAGCTCGCGGAGTAATCTTCGTGGTCGACACGGCGGCTCTCACTCAAGACGAGACTTTACGTGATACCGCCAGCTATCTACACGATGCCCTTCTGGCTCTACAGAGACGAGCTCTAGGCAAGGGGAAGGCTGCCTTGAAAGCCGCAGGAGAAATTCCTGTGCTCGTGGCCGCCAACAAGCAGGATCTTTTCACTGCCCTGCCTCCCGGTTCAGTGCGTGAAAAGTTGGAATCCGAGATTGACAGAATCCGGAAGTCAAAGAGCAAGGGCCTCATGGATGCCAGTGTTGATTCTGGAACAGGGGAGGGTGAAGATGAAATCTTGGGTAATGATGATGTTCAGGACCCATTCACCTTTAAGCTTCTGGAGGAGGATGTTGGCATCAAGGTCGATGTTGTCGGTGGAGCGGTAAAGGGAGACGATGAAGAGAATGTTGGATCTGGCGTGAGACGATGGGAAGAATGGATCGGTCAGTGTCTGTGA
- a CDS encoding putative short chain dehydrogenase/reductase (COG:Q;~EggNog:ENOG410PX3B;~InterPro:IPR036291,IPR002347;~PFAM:PF08659,PF00106;~go_process: GO:0055114 - oxidation-reduction process [Evidence IEA]), protein MTGVFTYRNFSLQDTPPQDGKVAVVTGGQGGVGQEITTQFLLNNIEKVFILARNKSKFKDSRKQWTHRTGFSLDIIDKKLEFIQCELADIRSVKEAAEHIKRNTGRVHILICNAGLGVSTQYNRSPQYIESVFAANCVGHQLLVTILLPLLKRVTIESPPSDARIVVTTSSMHMFCRRLDFDSLTAPDRSSRSKVIDAVWRYGRSKLGDILLTKELSRRLQEGNDPAGKNIYVNCFFPGNIVTEQWMGWNQLFGKPIGMIMRKFFSLFIGQSREDGAATALYLGASDGPRKKDQRGRYFIPIATPDWPSKIASDEKVARDLWDWIDAKITQTLGSNWQDEPGKKVGKGDFKLR, encoded by the exons ATGACAGGCGTCTTTACCTATCGAAATTTTTCCCTCCAAGATACACCGCCGCAGGATGGCAAAGTGGCAGTAGTGACA GGTGGCCAAGGAGGTGTGGGACAAG AAATCACCACGCAATTTCTCCTAAACAACATAGAAAAGGTCTTCATTCTGGCACGAAACAAAAGCAAATTCAAGGATTCACGGAAGCAATGGACTCATAGAACTGGCTTCTCTCTCGATATCATTGACAAGAAGCTTGAATTCATCCAATGCGAGCTCGCAGATATCCGATCAGTGAAAGAGGCAGCTGAGCATATAAAGCGCAACACCGGCAGGGTTCATATCTTAATATGCAATGCAG GGCTGGGCGTGTCTACCCAGTACAACCGGTCTCCGCAGTACATCGAATCGGTTTTCGCAGCTAACTGCGTAGGCCATCAGCTGCTGGTCACCATTCTACTTCCACTCCTGAAACGGGTAACTATTGAGTCGCCACCCAGCGATGCTCGCATCGTCGTGACCACTTCGTCTATGCACATGTTCTGCCGCCGCTTGGATTTTGACTCGCTCACAGCGCCTGATCGATCCTCCAGATCCAAAGTCATTGATGCTGTATGGCGGTACGGCCGCTCGAAGCTAGGTGATATCCTTCTTACAAAGGAGCTTAGCCGTCGGCTTCAAGAGGGGAATGACCCGGCTGGCAAGAATATCTATGTCAATTGCTTCTTCCCGGGTAACATTGTCACGGAGCAATGGATGGGATGGAATCAGCTGTTTGGGAAGCCAATTGGGATGATAATGCGGAaattcttttccttgttcATTGGACAGAGTCGGGAAGACGGCGCTGCAACGGCGTTATATCTGGGTGCCAGTGATGGTCCACGAAAAAAGGACCAGCGTGGCCGATACTTTATCCCTATTGCGACACCCGACTGGCCTAGCAAGATTGCCAGTGACGAGAAAGTGGCGCGGGATCTCTGG GACTGGATCGATGCCAAAATAACTCAAACCCTGGGATCAAATTGGCAGGATGAGCCTGGAAAGAAGGTTGGTAAAGGCGACTTTAAACTAAGATAA
- the CYS4 gene encoding cystathionine beta-synthase CYS4 (COG:E;~EggNog:ENOG410PFT3;~InterPro:IPR036052,IPR001926,IPR000644;~PFAM:PF00291,PF00571), giving the protein MSAEKVAVLRALNATIIRTPNEAAYDSPESHIGVAKRLEKELPNAHILDQYGNENNPLAHEFGTAEEIWTQTRGQIKAIVAGAGTGGTITGLSRGLKKHNPNVQVISADPHGSILALPASLNEPHVNEPYKVEGIGYDFIPQVLNQEAVDRWYKTGDKESFQFSRRLIAEEGLLVGGSSGSAIAALEQAAKDYNFGKDDVVVVILPDSIRSYLTKFADDDWLAANGLLSSPPAEAVPTSPSLQQQCPKDAFSGAKVNSLRLKPITTVRSDFPCENAIEIMRDRGFDQLPVLAPSGKKLVGLATLGNILSRLTHGRATGKSPVSDVMFDFSRIPEVVTDPRDLGLTTGGEPIGPETLKAQQKGRKFIEITMDTPLSVLNRFLEWNSAAIITETNEQGTMRPVAVATKVDLLTWMLHHNENGS; this is encoded by the exons ATGTCCGCAGAGAAAGTGGCTGTCTTGCGTGCACTGAATGCGACTATCATCCGTACCCCCAACGAAGCCGCTTACGACTCGCCCGAATCGCATATCGGTGTTGCCAAACGTTTGGAGAAGGAGTTGCCCAACGCTCATATCTTAGATCAGTACGGAAATGAAAATAATCCGTTGGCCCACGAGTTCGGAACGGCTGAGGAAATCTGGACCCAGACACGCGGACAGATCAAGGCGATCGTTGCTGGTGCAGGTACAGGTGGAACGATTACCGGGCTATCTCGAGGCCTCAAGAAGCATAACCCAAACGTCCAGGTTATCTCGGCTGATCCTCACGGATCCATTCTGGCTCTTCCTGCGTCATTAAACGAACCCCACGTGAACGAGCCTTACAAGGTTGAAGGAATTGGGTATGACTTCATTCCGCAGGTGCTCAACCAAGAGGCCGTGGACAGATGGTACAAAACGGGCGATAAAGAATCATTCCAATTCTCTCGTCGCTTGATAGCCGAAGAGGGTCTGCTTGTGGGTGGAAGTAGCGGGAGTGCCATTGCAGCTCTTGAGCAAGCCGCCAAAGACTATAACTTTGGGAAAGACGATGTTGTCGTGGTGATCCTGCCTGACAGCATTAGAAGCTATCTCACCAAG TTCGCCGATGATGACTGGCTTGCTGCCAATGGTCTTCTGTCATCACCACCTGCTGAAGCCGTCCCAACATCCCCGTCTCTCCAACAACAATGCCCCAAGGATGCATTTTCTGGTGCGAAGGTGAACTCGCTGAGACTAAAACCGATTACAACTGTCCGGTCAGATTTCCCATGCGAGAATGCGATTGAAATCATGCGGGATAGAGGATTTGATCAACTCCCCGTTCTTGCACCTTCTGGAAAGAAGCTGGTTGGATTGGCTACCCTGGGCAATATCCTCAGCCGGCTCACACACGGCCGTGCTACCGGAAAGAGCCCAGTTTCCGATGTCATGTTTGATTTTAGCAGAATCCCTGAAGTCGTGACGGACCCTAGAGATCTGGGACTGACTACAGGCGGCGAGCCCATCGGACCGGAGACTTTGAAGGCCCAGCAGAAGGGACGCAAGTTCATTGAAATAACTATGGATACTCCTCTCAGCGTGCTCAATCGGTTCTTGGAATGGAATAGCGCAGCTATCATTACCGAGACAAACGAGCAGGGAACGATGAGGCCAGTAGCGGTTGCGACCAAGGTTGATCTGCTCACTTGGATGCTTCATCATAATGAGAACGGTTCCTGA
- a CDS encoding hydrogen/calcium exchanger domain-containing protein (COG:P;~EggNog:ENOG410PIQ9;~InterPro:IPR004798,IPR004837;~PFAM:PF01699;~TransMembrane:9 (i103-123o129-148i160-182o194-216i237-255o275-294i326-350o430-449i456-476o);~go_component: GO:0016021 - integral component of membrane [Evidence IEA];~go_function: GO:0015369 - calcium:proton antiporter activity [Evidence IEA];~go_process: GO:0006816 - calcium ion transport [Evidence IEA];~go_process: GO:0055085 - transmembrane transport [Evidence IEA]) — protein MDSGTGIDQHAEMGRRSSRRAQRASARASQDNADLRRTSNPSPSAEIRQSSTLLPTHNNEKGGSVSSLSHRRMFRVDTAGESGRRGIHPIHFLRVCFKSTCTLSMLVNILWPFVPAAIAIHFARHDLHVWIFALNYIAMVPSANLLGFAGGELAKKIPKVLGVLLETTLSSVVEVVLFMVLIHNDTNGQFIPVIQAAILGSVLANLLLCLGMCFFFGGIGRSEQSFHEAVSEVGSGLLLVAGFGLLIPSAFYAALASNSTNVQITLQELNTATLTISRATAVILLFAFLMYLVYNLHSHHSIFDEVLEFDEAQDEDREKEARRTKLTLTECLVAIVLSLTCVCMSAVFLVQEIEHIVEERGVSDNFMGLILVPLVEKAAEHLTAIDEAWDNQINFALFHCLGPSIQTALLNAPLAVIVGWGLGKDLGLNFEIFMIVLVVLAILVVGNFLRDGKSTWLEGGLCVLIYVIIAVTTWYYPKVEPTESTLP, from the exons ATGGATAGCGGCACCGGGATTGATCAGCATGCCGAGATGGGCAGGCGTTCGTCAAGACGAGCGCAAAGAGCAAGTGCCAGGGCATCTCAAGACAATGCAGACTTGAGAAGGACCTCGAACCCCTCACCATCGGCGGAGATACGCCAATCTTCTACCTTACTTCCCACGCACAACAATGAAAAAGGTGGTTCCGTTTCCAGTCTCTCTCATCGCCGGATGTTTCGCGTGGATACTGCTGGAGAAAGCGGCAGAAGGGGAATCCATCCGATCCATTTCCTCCGGGTCTGCTTCAAGAGTACCTGCACTTTGTCAATGCTAGTGAACATTCTCTGGCCCTTTGTTCCGGCAGCGATTGCCATCCATTTCGCTCGACACGATCTTCATGTTTGGATATTCGCCCTCAATTATATCGCAATGGTGCCGTCGGCAAATCTGTTGGGATTTGCCGGTGGTGAACTCGCCAAGAAGATTCCTAAGGTACTGGGTGTCTTGTTGGAAACGACCTTGAGCTCAGTTGTTGAGGTCGTGCTTTTCATGGTTTTGATTCACAATGACACCAACGGACAATTCATTCCTGTCATTCAAGCCGCTATCCTTGGCTCTGTGCTGGCAAACCTCTTGCTTTGTCTGGGCAtgtgcttcttcttcggaggCATCGGGCGTAGCGAACAGAGCTTCCATGAGGCCGTCAGCGAAGTCGGTTCAGGACTTCTGTTGGTTGCGGGCTTTGGGTTGCTGATTCCCAGCGCTTTCTATGCGGCCCTGGCAAGCAATTCGACCAATGTCCAGATTACCCTTCAAGAGCTGAATACCGCCACTTTGACAATCAGCAGAGCCACGGCCGTCATCCTTCTTTTCGCCTTCCTCAT GTATTTGGTTTACAATCTTCATAGCCACCACTCGATTTTCGATGAAGTTCTCGAATTTGATGAGGCCCAGGACGAGGACCGAGAAAAGGAAGCCAGAAGAACCAAACTCACTTTGACCGAATGCTTGGTGGCCATAGTGTTATCATTGACCTGCGTCTGCATGTCTGCCGTTTTCCTGGTCCAGGAGATCGAACACATTGTCGAGGAGCGAGGTGTGTCGGATAATTTCATGGGTCTTATCCTGGTTCCTCTGGTCGAGAAAGCCGCAGAGCACCTGACAGCCATTGACGAAGCCTG GGATAACCAAATCAACTTCGCACTCTTCCACTGTCTCGGTCCATCCATCCAGACTGCCTTGTTGAATGCGCCCCTGGCGGTTATTGTGGGCTGGGGTCTTGGAAAGGATCTAGGGTTGAACTTCGAGATTTTCATGATCGTTCTCGTTGTGCTGGCCATCCTGGTAGTGGGTAATTTCCTGCGAGATGGCAAATCCACTTGGCTCGAGGGTGGCCTCTGCGTGCTCATTTATGTGATTATCGCGGTGACCACTTGGTATTATCCCAAGGTTGAGCCAACAGAGTCGACATTACCGTGA
- a CDS encoding uncharacterized protein (COG:S;~EggNog:ENOG410PG6K), with protein sequence MECTTENPADILISALKERNISVKRSEIESAFNDEASSAENAQWVSEHLSYDTLLTKEELALYSQLESSGTLQHILHDPGLASTRPLLDEDIQNAIGSLKASTEAIQKQTEILNTQCETLNKQLRLDDNCAIGQNRDMERLRKKHESGRQDVNAASNDLVHELEANLRAETEKARLDGKKILSSLTSRLKEDDRILAGLERLASGIKSTGNDASVAKRTEQLVAVLAEYVAEEIHYRLDRLYLESSQADQVGSKQAAGEHDEEALAALREELESLYPEVDVLAEMSTKQQFSEPVLRELQNRHGQLRNASQGKLECVLDTIMEMTYSTKSLTQRLRDRESYCQTLESVINTYRSEVGDPFSEKTISRRETMLRRRSMQPQSLFSSPGKQTAPLPESQALASLLRRVGLSSESVFKSEEEIGGANALHEKKSHMLEYFRTLGIGADLPLVTELIPTDRASRLLSSSLHADSYFETSLSNIEQDQSLTELEAQLGFVQKGVENLNLDALHQRGKNQNKFLERWAS encoded by the exons ATGGAATGCACAACGGAGAATCCAGCAGACATACTCATATCTGCGCTAAAGGAACGCAATATCTCAGTGAAACGAAGCGAAATCGAGTCCGCTTTTAATGACGAGGCTAGTAGCGCCGAAAATGCCCAATGGGTATCGGAGCATCTCAGCTATGACACTTTGTTGACAAAGGAGGAGCTCGCTCT TTATTCGCAATTAGAATCTTCCGGTACTTTACAACATATCCTCCACGATCCAGGCCTCGCTTCGACCCGACCGCTCCTTGATGAAGATATCCAAAATGCGATCGGATCCCTGAAAGCCTCAACGGAGGCCATCCAGAAGCAAACAGAGATCTTAAACACCCAATGCGAGACGTTGAACAAGCAACTGCGCCTCGACGACAACTGCGCCATCGGGCAAAACAGGGATATGGAACGGCTTCGTAAAAAGCACGAGTCGGGCAGGCAAGATGTCAATGCAGCG TCCAATGATCTTGTCCACGAGCTGGAAGCCAACCTGAGGGCCGAGACGGAAAAAGCCAGACTGGACGGGAAAAAGATACTGTCCTCGCTGACGTCTAGATTGAAGGAAGATGATAGAATCCTGGCAGGGTTGGAAAGACTCGCATCCGGTATCAAATCTACTGGGAATGATGCCTCTGTTGCCAAACGTACTGAGCAACTGGTGGCGGTGCTCGCAGAGTACGTGGCGGAAGAGATCCATTACCGTCTTGATCGCTTGTATTTGGAAAGCAGCCAGGCCGATCAGGTAGGATCCAAGCAGGCAGCAGGAGAGCATGACGAGGAAGCGCTGGCTGCGTTGAGAGAGGAGCTGGAGTCACTCTACCCGGAAGTTGATGTCCTGGCCGAAATGTCCACGAAACAACAGTTCAGCGAGCCGGTCTTGCGTGAACTCCAGAATCGCCACGGACAATTGCGCAATGCCTCCCAGGGCAAGCTCGAATGT GTTTTGGATACAATCATGGAGATGACATATTCGACGAAGAGCCTAACCCAACGCTTACGGGACCGCGAATCATACTGTCAGACTCTGGAGAGCGTCATAAACACTTACCGGTCCGAAGTGGGTGATCCGTTCTCGGAAAAGACGATATCCAGACGGGAGACAATGCTGAGGAGGCGTTCCATGCAGCCGCAGTCACTTTTCAGTTCTCCCGGAAAGCAAACTGCCCCACTCCCGGAATCACAGGCTCTCGCAAGCCTCCTGCGGCGTGTGGGCCTCTCATCCGAATCAGTCTTCAAATCGGAGGAAGAGATTGGAGGCGCAAATGCACTGCATGAGAAGAAATCGCACATGTTGGAGTACTTCCGGACGTTGGGCATTGGTGCTGATTTGCCACTTGTGACCGAACTAATTCCAACGGATCGAGCATCTCGACTACTTTCTTCCTCCCTGCATGCAGACTCGTATTTTGAGACATCACTTTCAAACATTGAAcaggatcaaagcctcacgGAATTGGAGGCTCAATTGGGCTTCGTTCAGAAAGGAGTGGAGAACCTTAACCTGGATGCGCTTCATCAGCGCGGCAAGAACCAGAACAAATTCCTTGAACGATGGGCATCATAG
- a CDS encoding putative cyclin-dependent protein kinase complex component (COG:S;~EggNog:ENOG410PJMA;~InterPro:IPR013922,IPR036915;~PFAM:PF08613;~go_function: GO:0019901 - protein kinase binding [Evidence IEA];~go_process: GO:0000079 - regulation of cyclin-dependent protein serine/threonine kinase activity [Evidence IEA]), whose amino-acid sequence MAPSMQEAQYSYEDTRASQNRNVSKSGVEIGKEPSTKSASHDIADVFDISSAAALELLCFNIERLAQSTVQTPTDFLANSPDAHGENHSGEAPIQIRTAGLHATPTADDTAGRDLLQLSVLLRKFVSKKEPPISLRDYLLRLHKYCPMSTAVYLATSIYFTKMAVVQRILSVNTKNMHRLTLAGLGVAMKALEDLSYPHSRVAKVGGVSERELSKIEISFCFLVDFKLRVDAQMLLDEAKDLIQRCMGCEGAPEIQNGRNDSHNGA is encoded by the coding sequence ATGGCACCCAGCATGCAAGAAGCGCAATACTCATACGAAGACACGAGGGCGTCGCAGAACCGGAATGTTTCGAAATCCGGTGTTGAGATAGGAAAGGAGCCATCAACTAAATCAGCCTCGCATGACATCGCAGACGTTTTTGATATCTCGTCAGCCGCGGCTTTGGAGCTATTATGCTTCAATATCGAGAGGCTTGCGCAGTCAACTGTACAAACACCGACGGATTTCCTGGCGAATTCCCCTGATGCTCATGGCGAGAATCACAGTGGTGAAGCACCCATACAAATAAGAACTGCTGGATTGCATGCCACGCCAACAGCTGATGACACAGCTGGTCGGGATCTCCTTCAGCTTAGTGTGCTTTTGCGAAAATTTGTGTCAAAAAAAGAACCGCCCATCTCATTACGGGATTACCTTTTACGGCTTCACAAGTACTGCCCAATGTCTACGGCAGTCTATCTCGCTACCAGCATTTATTTTACTAAGATGGCAGTCGTTCAACGAATACTGTCTGTTAATACGAAGAATATGCATCGCCTCACCCTTGCCGGTCTTGGGGTAGCGATGAAAGCATTGGAAGACCTCAGTTACCCTCATAGTCGAGTTGCGAAGGTCGGCGGAGTGAGTGAGCGCGAGCTTTCCAAGATCGAAATCagcttctgcttcctggTGGATTTCAAGCTTCGGGTTGACGCTCAGATGCTTCTGGATGAAGCGAAAGATCTAATTCAACGGTGTATGGGTTGCGAGGGAGCACCAGAAATCCAGAATGGAAGGAATGACAGTCACAATGGCGCGTAA